In Sciurus carolinensis chromosome 17, mSciCar1.2, whole genome shotgun sequence, one genomic interval encodes:
- the LOC124968945 gene encoding collagen alpha-1(I) chain-like, translating to MTVEQQEGQGRNGKEQGRVRGGLRNWPSRAARADQQSPARASSPGLDFGGAREVGTVLTATAGESDRPPGPRKAQGWRTRPRATARGRVPGSHGCQDSPRRRGCRAQSTRHEAGARPPATARGLLLTGAHSHSASGSHPGPPPAQRQHPSSRQPARRPRRPLRTPGLEFLPQRHSPGHTQGQLRTPPLEMSSDRHVPSPRGPVHLHCQLTSPSPSQGQFGSPSRPAPAGGSGPAWPVPAPRLLPAVRAGTRSGLGQAGGREDSGAQGAAAGPRSRRRASARRDHRASPGSPRLSSGPRPPPRHPRASRPPPARPREPPPGPESSSGGAAASPRSPASHGPPGTRSPPPRARRNPSRLPIRPPVHDPGPRCGATRHPRDGAASGAPGPDPAPPGGARGRRAAARRDPQNLPPPRCAAAGSARYRAPRAPSPAQGQPVRLRALGPRPRARPRHPSRPPAPAAAARHPRGAPGPSRRRPGALTSEPRGRECAGGGRRAAGGGAGRARTCPAAAQPGIPGGLALSARPRAGWAGGSAPAPGALASAPGVALRGGRTGGAPRPHLHLLRRRGGRCDSRLRHLRPLPGAPHRPEARPEPRKTRRGAAAARSGGRSRVGIEGVPNVCQVLNWATQDQPARGQSAVKEAEEPGAAELKVQTQVKMHRGKVRPGCSLPPPRAPGCLRPDLEEGDGSSRLALRPWDTGEAPPPASVSRPGPAACAALRFILLRPQGFQGGFCGRPRLPTPSSQRGPAPARGPRGPGETPRGPAAGRALARVRPAGSLRPRLRGGQPRPPPCCVAPAGVCPLWARLEPQRGQPLGGHLGPAPASPGPSLGEPRRVRALRSPGRGPRGRRCSVAPRVPAPARESPGGRKGQRRLAETARDVRASPTPPPPEARGGRRSRRGRGRGRGASGVPQPEPAAGRRRRDSPRTGFSLVPSPPPAPPERQLLGRQMRQINPPSWSLGELTAYRLGAEGSSRGPFLSSNFFLALRRRRRCGATGAQRG from the exons ATGACGGTGGAgcagcaggaggggcaggggaggaatGGCAAGGAGCAGGGCCGGGTGCGGGGCGGCCTCCGGAACTGGCCTTCCAGGGCGGCCAGAGCAGATCAGCAGAGCCCTGCCCGCGCTTCCAGCCCTGGGCTGGACTTTGGGGGAGCCAGGGAGGTGGGCACCGTGCTGACTGCAACAG CGGGGGAGAGTGACCGCCCCCCAGGGCCGCGGAAGGCTCAGGGCTGGAGGACGCGGCCGAGGGCCACAGCTCGCGGGCGGGTCCCTGGGTCTCACGGCTGCCAGGACAGCCCGCGGCGGAGAGGGTGCAGAGCCCAGAGTACCCGGCACGAAGCTGGAGCTCGGCCACCGGCCACCGCGCGGGGCCTCCTCCTCACCGGCGCCCACTCTCACTCCGCCTCGGGCTCCCACCCGGGCCCTCCACCAGCCCAGCGCCAGcacccctcctccaggcagcctgcCCGGCGTCCGCGCCGGCCTCTCCGGACCCCTGGTCTGGAGTTTCTCCCCCAGCGTCACAGTCCGGGCCACACCCAGGGCCAGCTCAGGACACCTCCCCTGGAGATGAGCAGCGACCGGCACGTCCCCAGTCCCCGGGGCCCAGTTCACCTGCACTGCCAGCTGACGTCACCGTCACCTTCCCAAGGGCAGTTTGGCTCGCCCTCCAGGCCCGCCCCAG CGGGGGGATCCGGACCGGCCTGGCCTGTCCCCGCACCGCGGCTCCTCCCCGCGGTCCGGGCCGGGACTCGTTCTGGTCTGGGCCAGGCAGGAGGCCGGGAGGACTCGGGCGCCCAAGGTGCGGCGGCCGGACCGCGGAGCCGGCGGAGGGCCTCGGCGCGTCGGGACCACCGCGCCAGCCCCGGGTCGCCTCGACTTAGCTCTGggccccgccccccaccccgccACCCTCGGGCCAGCAggcccccgcccgcccgcccgcgcgAGCCCCCACCTGGGCCCGAATCCAGCTCCGGCGGCGCAGCCGCGAGCCCCCGCTCTCCTGCCTCCCACGGCCCCCCAGGGACACGATCACCCCCGCCGCGGGCCCGGCGGAACCCATCACGGCTCCCCATCAGGCCCCCAGTGCACGACCCCGGCCCCCGCTGCGGCGCCACCAGACACCCCCGCGATGGAGCCGCCTCCGGCGCCCCAGGCCCAGATCCAGCCCCTCCAGGCGGGGCTCGCGGACGCCGCGCTGCCGCCCGCAGGGACCCCCAAAACCTGCCCCCGCCCAGATGCGCCGCCGCTGGGTCCGCGCGCTACCGCGCGCCCCGCGCCCCCTCCCCGGCCCAGGGCCAGCCAGTGCGGCTGCGGGCCCTCGGGCCCCGTCCCCGCGCCCGACCCCGCCACCCCAGCCGGCCACCAGCCCCGGCGGCTGCCGCCCGACACCCCCGGGGTGCCCCCGGCCCCTCGCGCAGACGCCCCGGGGCGCTTACCTCGGAGCCGCGGGGCCGCGAGtgcgcgggcggcgggcggcgggcggcgggcgggggcGCGGGCCGTGCGCGCACCTGTCCCGCGGCCGCTCAGCCGGGCATCCCGGGGGGGCTGGCGCTGTCCGCCCGGCCGCGCGCTGGCTGGGCAGGGGGCTCAGCCCCGGCCCCCGGCGCGCTGGCGTCGGCTCCGGGGGTGGCGCTGCGCGGCGGCCGGACCGGGGGCGCGCCGCGGCCGCATCTCCATCTCCTCCGCCGCCGCGGCGGCCGCTGCGACTCGCGGCTCCGCCACCTCCGCCCCCTCCCCGGCGCCCCCCACCGCCCCGAAGCCCGGCCGGAGCCGCGCAAAACCCGGCGCGGAGCGGCGGCGGCGCGGAGCGGAGGGCGGAGCCGCGTGG GCATTGAAGGAGTGCCAAATGTGTGCCAAGTCCTGAACTGGGCAACTCAAGACCAACCTGCCCGCGGGCAGAGTGCAGTCAAGGAGGCAGAGGAACCTGGGGCTGCGGAGCTCAAAGTACAGACCCAGGTCAAGATGCACCGG GGCAAGGTCAGGCCGGGCTGCTCGCTCCCCCCGCCCCGGGCTCCTGGCTGTCTGCGCCCTGACCTGGAGGAGGGTGACGGAAGTTCGCGGCTGGCCCTCAGG CCGTGGGACACTGGGGAAGCCCCGCCCCCGGCCTCAGTTTCCCGGCCCGGACCCGCGGCCTGCGCCGCGCTGCGCTTCATCCTGCTCCGACCGCAAGGATTCCAGGGCGGGTTTTGCGGGCGCCCGCGGCTCCCGACACCTTCCTCCCAGCGCGGCCCGGCCCCGGCCCGGGGTCCGAGGGGGCCGGGGGAGACCCCGAGGGGGCCGGCGGCCGGCAGGGCCCTGGCCAGGGTGAGGCCGGCCGGCTCCCTGCGCCCGCGCCTGCGGGGAGGTCAGCCCCGCCCGCCGCCCTGCTGTGTGGCTCCCGCGGGTGTCTGCCCTCTCTGGGCCCGGCTGGAGCCACAGCGGGGGCAGCCTCTTGGGGGTCACCTGGGCCCCGCCCCCGCCTCCCCGGGGCCCAGCCTCGGTGAACCCCGCCGGGTGCGCGCACTCCGGAGCCCAGGCCGGGGTCCCCGCGGCCGCAGGTGCTCCGTCGCGCCCCGGGTCCCGGCTCCGGCCAGGGAATCCCCTGGGGGTCGGAAAGGGCAGCGGCGATTGGCCGAGACCGCGCGTGACGTCAGGGCCTCCCCGACGCCCCCTCCCCCAGAGGCACGTGGGGGGAGGCGGTCGCGGCGGGGGAGGGGCCGGGGTCGCGGGGCCTCGGGCGTCCCCCAGCCGGAGCCGGCAGCTGGGCGGCGCAGACGCGATTCTCCTCGGACAGGTTTTTCCCTCGTCCCGAGTCCCCCTCCGGCCCCCCCAGAGCGGCAGCTGCTCGGGCGGCAGATGCGCCAGATAAATCCGCCCAGCTGGTCCCTCGGAGAGCTAACCGCCTACCGCCTGGG GGCCGAGGGGTCATCTCGAGGACCTTTCCTAAGCTCCAATTTCTTCCTGGCGCTTCGGAGACGGAGACGATGTGGGGCAACTGGTGCCCAGAGAGGGTAG